A single region of the Deefgea piscis genome encodes:
- a CDS encoding DUF559 domain-containing protein encodes MIRREKHSSAAGNQASTDPRAHLIIELDGGQHMASHAKDAIRDHDLNEQGFKVLRYWNHQIFTEMNAVRADIWQHLYP; translated from the coding sequence TTGATTCGCCGCGAAAAGCACTCCAGCGCGGCGGGAAACCAAGCTTCAACAGACCCTAGAGCTCACTTGATTATTGAGCTTGATGGTGGGCAGCATATGGCGTCGCATGCAAAAGATGCGATTCGAGATCATGATTTGAATGAACAAGGATTTAAAGTTTTGCGGTATTGGAATCATCAAATTTTCACTGAAATGAATGCTGTTCGGGCTGATATTTGGCAGCACCTTTACCCATGA
- a CDS encoding SDR family NAD(P)-dependent oxidoreductase, whose amino-acid sequence MADWKSASFAADAFKDRVILVTGAGQGLGAMAAIELAKLGATIILLGRNEKKLSRTYDAIEAAGGPQPAAVPLDLAKMGEAELNQLGVLIQKEFGRLDGILHCANGFNHLSPLANQKLDEWVDMFRVNVAAPFAMTRALFPLLQQSPDAAVLVLGETHAFEPNAYWGGFSVTKAGQKNWVEIAAAEWENIPNVRINLLVPGPIQSPFRLATHPAESTENLPLANDLFPAIAYLLGGNSTGQSGEVVFFQAEKN is encoded by the coding sequence ATGGCAGATTGGAAATCAGCAAGCTTTGCAGCAGATGCATTTAAAGATCGAGTGATTCTGGTCACTGGTGCGGGTCAGGGTTTGGGCGCAATGGCCGCTATTGAGTTGGCCAAACTTGGCGCGACGATTATTTTATTGGGCCGTAACGAAAAAAAACTCAGTCGCACTTACGATGCCATCGAAGCGGCTGGCGGGCCGCAGCCAGCGGCCGTACCGCTTGATTTGGCCAAAATGGGCGAAGCTGAGCTCAATCAATTGGGCGTGCTGATCCAAAAAGAATTTGGTCGTTTAGATGGTATTTTGCATTGCGCCAATGGTTTTAATCATTTGTCGCCGCTGGCTAATCAAAAGTTGGACGAATGGGTGGATATGTTCCGCGTCAATGTGGCTGCGCCTTTTGCGATGACGCGGGCGTTGTTTCCGCTATTGCAGCAATCACCCGATGCCGCCGTATTGGTTTTGGGTGAAACCCATGCCTTTGAGCCCAATGCGTATTGGGGTGGTTTTAGCGTAACGAAAGCTGGGCAAAAAAATTGGGTTGAGATTGCCGCAGCCGAATGGGAAAACATCCCCAATGTTCGGATTAATTTACTGGTGCCCGGCCCGATTCAATCGCCATTCCGTTTGGCAACGCATCCTGCTGAATCTACTGAGAATCTACCGCTTGCCAACGATTTATTCCCTGCGATTGCTTATTTATTGGGCGGCAATAGCACCGGTCAATCTGGCGAAGTGGTGTTTTTTCAAGCAGAAAAAAATTAA
- a CDS encoding DUF4136 domain-containing protein, whose translation MKLRGWSAVVGLMLLAGCANTFVSQVSVRHDLPASMAGKVFAIDRPKADDQSLARYDFENLLATELRRQGLVQQTDPKLADWLVQLDYQIDDGKNASYQQPIWGTIGYSVSYQRINTGGGIAFIPRYYPETGIIGSQTINETLFTREVFVDILDRKALAAGDFAKLYEGRARNRSLNDVLDPAVPWLIRSLFLPFPGPSGVTREVRQVLPESK comes from the coding sequence ATGAAATTACGCGGATGGAGTGCTGTGGTTGGCCTGATGTTACTGGCCGGTTGTGCCAATACTTTTGTTTCCCAAGTCTCTGTTCGCCATGATTTACCCGCATCCATGGCCGGTAAAGTGTTTGCCATTGATCGACCCAAAGCCGATGACCAAAGCTTAGCGCGCTATGACTTTGAAAACCTATTGGCGACTGAATTACGTCGGCAAGGCTTGGTACAACAAACCGACCCTAAGCTGGCCGATTGGTTAGTGCAGCTCGATTATCAAATTGATGATGGCAAAAATGCGTCTTATCAGCAGCCGATTTGGGGCACGATCGGTTACTCCGTGAGTTATCAGCGCATCAACACCGGCGGCGGCATTGCTTTTATCCCACGTTACTACCCAGAAACGGGGATTATTGGCTCGCAAACCATTAATGAAACGCTATTTACTCGCGAAGTGTTTGTCGATATTTTGGATCGTAAGGCCTTGGCAGCTGGCGATTTTGCCAAGTTGTATGAAGGACGAGCTAGAAATCGTAGCCTCAATGATGTACTCGATCCGGCGGTACCTTGGTTGATACGCAGCTTATTTTTACCTTTTCCGGGCCCTTCGGGCGTCACGCGAGAAGTGCGGCAGGTTTTGCCTGAAAGCAAATAA
- the aroC gene encoding chorismate synthase, producing MSGNSIGLLFTVTSFGESHGAGIGCIVDGCPPGMALSEADIQLELDRRKPGTSRHVTQRKEPDSVEILSGVYEGKTTGTPIALLIRNQDQRSQDYGKIVETFRPGHADYTYWHKYGIRDPRGGGRSSARETAVRVAAGAIAKKWLKERYGVEIRGYMSKLGEIDIPFVSWDQVAENAFFAPNNAIVAELEDYMDAIRKERDSVGAQISVVAENVPVGWGEPVYDRLDADIAFAMMNINAVKGVEIGAGFASIAQRGSEHCDELTPQGFASNHAGGILGGISTGQAITVNLAVKPTSSIAQERRSIDKDGNPVMMATTGRHDPCVGIRATPIAEAMLALVLIDHALRHRAQCGDVVVNTPQIAGSIKA from the coding sequence ATGTCAGGCAATTCTATTGGTTTATTGTTTACCGTAACGTCGTTTGGTGAGAGCCACGGCGCAGGGATTGGCTGCATTGTCGATGGTTGCCCACCGGGAATGGCGCTGTCTGAGGCAGATATTCAGTTGGAGCTTGATCGCCGTAAACCTGGCACTAGCCGCCACGTCACGCAGCGCAAAGAGCCCGATTCGGTGGAGATTTTATCCGGGGTGTATGAGGGCAAAACCACCGGTACGCCGATTGCTTTATTGATTCGTAACCAAGATCAACGCAGCCAAGATTACGGCAAAATTGTTGAGACTTTCCGCCCGGGCCACGCCGATTACACGTATTGGCATAAATATGGCATTCGCGATCCACGTGGTGGTGGCCGCTCTTCAGCACGCGAAACTGCGGTACGCGTTGCGGCGGGCGCGATTGCCAAAAAATGGCTCAAAGAGCGTTACGGTGTTGAAATTCGTGGCTATATGAGTAAGCTCGGTGAAATCGATATCCCGTTTGTGAGCTGGGATCAGGTGGCTGAAAATGCTTTTTTTGCGCCCAATAATGCCATTGTTGCTGAACTTGAAGACTATATGGATGCGATTCGCAAAGAGCGCGATTCGGTCGGCGCACAAATTTCAGTGGTCGCCGAAAACGTCCCTGTGGGTTGGGGTGAGCCGGTCTATGATCGTCTTGATGCCGATATCGCTTTTGCGATGATGAATATCAATGCTGTTAAAGGCGTTGAAATTGGCGCGGGTTTTGCCAGCATTGCCCAGCGCGGTTCAGAGCATTGTGATGAGTTGACGCCACAAGGTTTTGCTAGCAATCATGCTGGCGGTATCTTGGGGGGTATATCAACAGGGCAGGCGATTACTGTTAACTTGGCGGTTAAACCTACCTCGAGTATTGCACAAGAGCGTCGCTCGATTGATAAAGACGGCAATCCAGTGATGATGGCCACCACTGGCCGACATGACCCTTGTGTTGGCATTCGTGCTACGCCAATTGCCGAGGCGATGCTGGCCTTGGTGCTGATTGATCATGCCTTACGCCACCGGGCGCAGTGTGGTGATGTGGTGGTGAATACACCACAAATTGCGGGGAGTATCAAAGCATGA
- the hpnE gene encoding hydroxysqualene dehydroxylase HpnE, with product MKTVAIIGGGYAGMAAAVELAAAGVSVTVFEAGKVLGGRARRVARSHQSGASAVDNGQHLLIGGYSELLRLMTQCGVDLSQVFLRLPMRLQVDPDFVLACPRLPAPLHLAVGLFLAKGLSWAERWALIRTIQLSKWRRWRLAQDISVAQWLSNERQPANLIAKFWSPLTLAALNTPLELASAQVLLNVLRDSLGGARAASDLLLPRCDFSQLFPEPAAQYIEQYSGYLKLGHRVKSLSVDTQGFLLDDAERFDAVICATPPHQAANILPAIPALNALSAQLAAWQYQPIVTVYLQYAAEIKLATPMLGLADAYSQWVFDRGVSHGQHGLIAVVISSEGQHSGLSHDELATAVQAELHQRLGLPDLVLRQQVISEKRATFACTPDLLRPDNNTDVAGLFLAGDFTSDLAGQGRGEYPATLEGAVRSGVKAAQQCLQYLRR from the coding sequence ATGAAAACCGTCGCCATTATTGGGGGGGGTTATGCTGGCATGGCAGCGGCGGTTGAGTTGGCGGCGGCTGGCGTGTCGGTCACAGTGTTTGAGGCTGGCAAAGTGCTCGGTGGCCGTGCGCGCCGCGTGGCGCGTAGTCATCAATCTGGGGCGAGCGCCGTGGATAATGGCCAGCATTTATTGATTGGCGGCTATAGCGAATTATTGCGTTTAATGACGCAATGCGGCGTGGATTTATCGCAAGTTTTTTTGCGCTTGCCGATGCGTTTGCAAGTTGATCCTGATTTTGTACTGGCTTGCCCAAGGTTGCCAGCGCCCTTGCATTTGGCGGTGGGTTTATTTTTGGCCAAAGGCTTATCGTGGGCTGAGCGTTGGGCCTTAATTCGTACCATTCAGCTGAGTAAATGGCGGCGGTGGCGCTTAGCGCAAGACATCAGTGTGGCGCAGTGGTTAAGTAACGAGCGGCAACCGGCCAATTTAATTGCTAAGTTTTGGTCACCATTGACCTTGGCGGCGCTCAATACACCGCTGGAATTGGCGAGCGCCCAAGTGCTGCTCAATGTATTGCGCGATAGTTTGGGCGGCGCACGGGCCGCTTCTGATTTACTGTTGCCGCGTTGCGATTTTAGTCAGTTATTTCCTGAGCCTGCAGCGCAGTATATTGAGCAGTATAGTGGGTATTTAAAGCTAGGCCATAGAGTAAAAAGTCTGTCGGTAGATACCCAAGGTTTTTTACTGGATGATGCTGAGCGATTTGACGCGGTGATTTGTGCCACGCCACCGCATCAAGCGGCAAATATTTTGCCTGCGATCCCGGCGCTCAATGCCTTAAGCGCGCAGTTGGCCGCTTGGCAATATCAGCCGATTGTGACGGTGTATTTGCAATATGCCGCCGAGATTAAGCTGGCTACGCCGATGCTCGGTTTGGCCGATGCGTATTCGCAATGGGTGTTTGATCGCGGCGTGAGTCATGGCCAGCATGGTTTGATTGCGGTGGTGATTTCTAGCGAAGGCCAGCATAGTGGTTTGAGCCATGATGAATTAGCCACCGCAGTGCAAGCTGAATTGCATCAACGCTTAGGCTTGCCCGATTTAGTGTTGCGCCAACAAGTCATTAGTGAAAAACGCGCTACGTTTGCCTGTACGCCTGACTTGCTTCGGCCTGACAATAACACTGATGTCGCGGGTTTATTTTTGGCCGGGGACTTTACCTCAGATTTAGCTGGCCAAGGTCGCGGTGAATACCCCGCGACGCTAGAAGGCGCGGTGCGTAGTGGCGTTAAAGCGGCACAGCAATGCCTGCAGTATTTGCGTCGCTAG
- a CDS encoding ATP-dependent DNA helicase, with amino-acid sequence MTLEEVFADNGPFGAAFPGYKLRQPQLEMAQAVERTIEARGQLIAEAGTGTGKTFAYLVPALLSGGKVIVSTGTKTLQDQLFNRDVPSVRDVLKVPAIIALLKGRSNYVCHYHLARAEHEGRFMRREDIADLQKVKRYANTSGSGDKAACPGVAEDAPIWAQVTSTRDNCLGQDCPNHKECFVLKARKDAQEADIVVVNHHLFFADVWLKDEGAGELLPACNTVIFDEAHQLPEVASLFFGDTLTNGQIIELARDARAEALVVAKDFVMLPNAAEALEKSVKDVRLIFKDTVRLPQHELKEKFPSFFSQLVEMTGHIQHLTELLAKQAERGEGLEKCYKRAAEMLALLEKWQKSDSAETVHWLDVTQHGFLLHITPLNIADLFQKQVNLNPRAWIFASATLAVNHHFTHFQHELGLWSAETATWDSPFDYKQQAVLYVPQDMPQPNTAEYTRAVVEKAWPLLQTTQGHAFLLFTSLRAMREAHEILLEKLKEAGLDWPVFLQGTGSRTELLDQFRKEPNAILVASQTFWEGIDVRGEQLSLVVIDKLPFSPPDDPVLSARMEQLTKAGRSPFMDYQLPNATITLKQGAGRLIRDESDIGILMIADSRLVEKQYGKMIWKSLPPMYRSRDLANVQKFYAVQKQKARTNDVNGEASAAENQAN; translated from the coding sequence ATGACTCTTGAAGAAGTTTTTGCCGATAACGGCCCGTTTGGTGCTGCTTTTCCCGGCTATAAATTGCGTCAACCGCAGCTAGAAATGGCGCAAGCGGTTGAGCGCACCATTGAAGCGCGTGGGCAATTGATTGCCGAGGCTGGCACCGGCACCGGCAAAACCTTTGCCTATTTAGTGCCGGCACTGTTGTCGGGCGGCAAAGTGATTGTTTCAACCGGCACCAAAACCTTGCAAGATCAGTTGTTTAATCGCGATGTGCCTAGCGTGCGTGATGTGCTCAAAGTACCGGCGATTATTGCGCTCTTGAAAGGGCGCTCTAATTATGTGTGTCATTACCATTTGGCGCGCGCCGAGCATGAAGGGCGCTTTATGCGCCGTGAAGACATTGCCGATTTACAAAAAGTAAAACGCTACGCCAATACCTCCGGCTCTGGCGATAAAGCCGCTTGCCCCGGGGTGGCAGAAGACGCGCCGATTTGGGCGCAAGTGACCAGCACGCGCGATAATTGCCTGGGGCAAGATTGCCCCAATCACAAAGAATGCTTTGTGCTTAAAGCACGTAAAGACGCCCAAGAAGCCGATATTGTGGTGGTGAACCATCATTTGTTTTTTGCCGATGTGTGGCTAAAAGACGAAGGTGCGGGCGAATTACTGCCGGCGTGTAATACGGTGATTTTTGACGAAGCACATCAGCTCCCCGAAGTGGCGAGTCTGTTTTTTGGCGATACGCTGACCAATGGGCAAATCATTGAGTTAGCACGCGACGCGCGCGCCGAAGCCTTAGTGGTGGCCAAAGATTTTGTCATGCTGCCCAATGCCGCCGAAGCGCTGGAAAAATCGGTCAAAGATGTGCGCTTAATTTTTAAAGACACGGTGCGTTTACCGCAGCATGAACTTAAAGAAAAATTCCCGAGCTTTTTTAGCCAGCTGGTTGAAATGACTGGGCATATTCAGCATTTAACCGAATTACTCGCCAAGCAAGCCGAGCGCGGTGAAGGGTTAGAAAAGTGCTATAAACGCGCGGCTGAAATGTTGGCCTTGCTCGAAAAATGGCAAAAATCAGATTCAGCCGAAACCGTGCATTGGCTAGACGTTACGCAGCATGGTTTTTTGCTGCATATTACGCCGCTCAATATCGCTGATTTATTCCAAAAACAAGTCAATCTTAATCCGCGCGCTTGGATTTTTGCCTCGGCGACATTGGCGGTGAATCATCACTTTACTCATTTTCAGCATGAATTAGGCTTATGGTCGGCCGAGACCGCCACATGGGATAGCCCGTTTGATTACAAACAGCAGGCCGTGCTGTATGTGCCGCAAGACATGCCTCAGCCTAATACTGCCGAATATACCCGTGCGGTGGTGGAGAAAGCTTGGCCTTTATTGCAAACCACCCAAGGCCATGCTTTTTTGCTGTTTACCTCATTACGTGCCATGCGGGAAGCGCATGAAATCTTGCTGGAAAAACTCAAAGAGGCAGGATTAGATTGGCCAGTATTTTTGCAAGGCACGGGCTCGAGAACTGAATTGCTCGATCAATTTCGTAAAGAGCCGAATGCGATTTTGGTCGCCAGCCAAACCTTTTGGGAAGGCATTGACGTGCGTGGCGAGCAATTGTCCTTGGTGGTGATTGATAAATTACCGTTTTCGCCGCCCGATGATCCGGTGCTTTCAGCCAGAATGGAGCAGCTGACCAAAGCCGGGCGCAGCCCGTTTATGGATTATCAGCTACCCAATGCCACCATTACGCTCAAGCAAGGCGCTGGGCGATTAATTCGTGATGAGAGCGACATTGGCATTTTAATGATTGCCGATTCGCGTCTAGTTGAAAAACAATACGGCAAAATGATTTGGAAAAGCCTGCCGCCGATGTATCGCTCGCGCGACTTGGCCAATGTGCAAAAATTTTATGCCGTGCAAAAACAAAAAGCGCGCACTAACGACGTCAATGGCGAAGCGAGCGCCGCCGAAAATCAAGCTAACTAA
- the hpnD gene encoding presqualene diphosphate synthase HpnD: protein MTPDQYCEDKAAKSGSSFYYSFRFLSPEKRIAITALYAFCREVDDVVDEISDEGVARTTLAWWRNEVDQMYAGSPQHPVTQSLWPAAQAYDLPRELLLEIIDGMEMDLNQARYNSFKDLHLYCYRVASVVGQLAAMIFGFTDRKTLKYAHDLGIAFQLTNIIRDVGEDARRGRIYLPVDELQRFNVPAADIMNYRETAEFKALMNFQIDRAEQYYDQAIALLPACDKKSQRTGLVMAAIYRATLAEIRADGAQKVLNQRIKLTPIRKLWLAWKTWWFA, encoded by the coding sequence GTGACACCAGATCAATATTGTGAAGATAAAGCCGCCAAAAGCGGCTCGAGTTTTTATTACAGCTTTCGTTTTTTAAGCCCAGAAAAACGCATCGCCATTACAGCTTTGTACGCATTTTGTCGTGAAGTGGACGACGTGGTCGACGAAATCAGTGATGAAGGCGTCGCACGGACGACCTTGGCCTGGTGGCGCAACGAAGTCGACCAAATGTACGCCGGCTCGCCGCAGCACCCGGTGACTCAGTCTTTGTGGCCAGCGGCCCAAGCCTATGATTTACCGCGTGAATTGCTGCTCGAAATTATCGACGGCATGGAAATGGATTTAAATCAGGCGCGTTATAACAGCTTTAAAGATTTGCATCTGTATTGCTACCGCGTTGCCAGCGTGGTGGGGCAATTGGCGGCGATGATTTTTGGTTTTACTGATCGTAAAACCTTAAAATACGCGCATGATTTAGGCATTGCTTTTCAGCTCACCAATATCATTCGCGACGTGGGTGAAGACGCTCGACGCGGCCGAATTTATTTACCGGTGGATGAATTGCAACGCTTTAATGTGCCCGCCGCCGACATTATGAATTACCGGGAAACGGCTGAATTTAAAGCCTTAATGAATTTCCAAATTGATCGTGCCGAGCAATATTACGATCAAGCCATCGCTTTATTACCTGCATGCGATAAAAAAAGTCAGCGTACCGGCTTGGTGATGGCGGCGATTTACCGCGCCACCTTGGCCGAAATTCGCGCCGATGGCGCGCAAAAAGTACTCAATCAACGCATCAAACTCACCCCCATTCGCAAGCTCTGGCTGGCATGGAAAACATGGTGGTTTGCTTAA